The proteins below are encoded in one region of Patescibacteria group bacterium:
- the groL gene encoding chaperonin GroEL (60 kDa chaperone family; promotes refolding of misfolded polypeptides especially under stressful conditions; forms two stacked rings of heptamers to form a barrel-shaped 14mer; ends can be capped by GroES; misfolded proteins enter the barrel where they are refolded when GroES binds) yields the protein MAKQLKFGADARQALSSGVDQLAKAVVTTLGPKGRNVALDKKWGGPSVIHDGVTVAKDIELENPFENMGAQMVKEAANKTNDVAGDGTTTATVLAQAIVNDGLKNITAGANPMIVKRGIDKGVSVVVDELKKMSKPVKGDEIKQVAIISAQNALIGEKIAEALHKVGKDGVVTVEEGKGLELELEYKQGMEFDKGYASAYFATNAEKMEAEVENPYILITDKKISSLQELLPFLESLVKVSKNLVIIADEIEGEALAVLVVNKLKGVFNVLAVKAPGFGDRRKEMLQDIAALTGGVVISEDTGRKLDSVTLQDCGQADMVWSDKDKTRIIGGKGEKAAVEARVKQIRQELENTTSDYDREKLQERLAKLIGGVAVINVGAATEVELKEKKERVLDAVAATKAAVEEGIVPGGGVALLDISQELSSKFLENAKAGDDEITGITILKNALEEPFKQIMKNSGLEAGEMLAKVKAVPEHGVGINIMSDSPEPINMVKAGIIDPVKVVRSALQNAASVGTMILTTECLVTDIPEKEKTPSVPGGMGGMGGGMDY from the coding sequence ATGGCGAAACAGCTTAAATTCGGAGCAGACGCAAGGCAGGCCTTATCCTCTGGCGTTGATCAGTTGGCAAAGGCTGTTGTAACTACATTGGGGCCTAAAGGCAGAAATGTGGCTCTGGATAAAAAGTGGGGTGGCCCAAGCGTAATTCATGATGGGGTGACGGTTGCTAAAGATATCGAACTTGAGAATCCATTTGAAAACATGGGGGCCCAGATGGTTAAAGAAGCTGCTAACAAAACAAATGATGTTGCGGGAGATGGGACTACGACAGCCACAGTTCTGGCTCAAGCCATAGTCAATGATGGTCTGAAAAATATTACTGCTGGCGCTAACCCCATGATTGTAAAGAGGGGAATAGATAAAGGTGTCAGTGTCGTCGTCGACGAGCTCAAAAAAATGTCTAAGCCGGTAAAAGGTGATGAAATCAAGCAAGTAGCGATAATTTCTGCTCAAAATGCATTGATCGGGGAAAAAATAGCTGAAGCCCTTCACAAAGTCGGCAAAGACGGCGTAGTGACAGTAGAAGAAGGGAAGGGTCTAGAGTTAGAGCTTGAATACAAGCAAGGGATGGAGTTTGATAAAGGTTATGCTTCGGCCTATTTCGCCACCAACGCCGAGAAAATGGAAGCGGAAGTAGAAAACCCCTACATCTTAATTACCGATAAAAAGATCTCTTCACTGCAGGAGCTTTTGCCGTTCCTGGAAAGTTTGGTCAAGGTCAGTAAAAATCTGGTTATTATTGCTGATGAGATTGAGGGCGAAGCTTTGGCAGTTTTGGTAGTTAATAAGCTTAAGGGCGTCTTTAATGTCTTAGCCGTAAAAGCTCCGGGTTTTGGTGACCGACGCAAGGAGATGTTGCAGGATATTGCTGCGTTAACTGGTGGGGTAGTTATTTCAGAAGACACGGGGCGTAAATTAGATAGTGTTACTTTGCAAGATTGCGGTCAAGCGGATATGGTTTGGTCTGATAAGGACAAAACTCGGATCATAGGAGGGAAAGGTGAAAAGGCTGCAGTTGAAGCGAGAGTAAAGCAAATTAGACAGGAGCTGGAGAATACCACTTCGGATTACGACCGAGAGAAACTCCAGGAGAGATTAGCTAAGTTGATTGGTGGTGTCGCCGTCATTAACGTTGGAGCAGCGACTGAGGTGGAATTAAAAGAGAAGAAAGAGCGGGTTCTTGATGCTGTTGCTGCTACGAAGGCTGCGGTCGAGGAAGGTATTGTTCCTGGAGGTGGGGTAGCGCTTCTTGATATTTCTCAAGAGCTAAGTTCAAAGTTCCTTGAAAATGCAAAAGCCGGTGATGATGAGATTACCGGGATAACTATTCTAAAAAATGCTTTGGAAGAACCATTTAAACAGATAATGAAAAATTCTGGTCTTGAGGCTGGAGAAATGTTAGCCAAAGTAAAGGCTGTTCCTGAACATGGAGTTGGTATAAATATTATGAGCGACAGCCCGGAACCTATTAACATGGTTAAGGCAGGTATTATTGATCCCGTGAAAGTAGTTCGTAGCGCTCTTCAGAACGCTGCTTCTGTGGGAACAATGATCCTGACTACTGAATGTTTAGTAACTGACATTCCGGAAAAAGAAAAGACTCCATCAGTGCCCGGCGGTATGGGTGGCATGGGTGGGGGAATGGATTATTAA
- a CDS encoding co-chaperone GroES: MAKANKNKQNIQPLFDNVLVKPLRPEEKTASGIYLPETAQEKPQMAEVVAVGPGTTDENGKFVAMQVKVGDTVLYKKWGGDEIKIGFEDWILLKQENILAIVK; encoded by the coding sequence ATGGCAAAAGCAAACAAAAACAAGCAAAATATCCAGCCACTATTTGATAATGTTTTAGTTAAACCTCTTCGCCCGGAAGAGAAAACTGCTTCTGGTATCTACCTTCCAGAAACAGCCCAAGAGAAACCTCAGATGGCTGAAGTTGTTGCGGTTGGGCCAGGTACCACTGACGAAAATGGAAAATTTGTTGCTATGCAGGTTAAAGTCGGAGACACAGTTCTTTATAAAAAATGGGGTGGCGACGAAATCAAAATTGGTTTTGAAGACTGGATTCTCTTGAAACAGGAAAATATACTAGCAATAGTAAAATAA